The following coding sequences are from one Aliarcobacter skirrowii CCUG 10374 window:
- the mfd gene encoding transcription-repair coupling factor, giving the protein MKNIYSYLKNLKEQKRLKECELLVVNDDKEAKIASDIISFLGFSPFTLPDFRANFKDDLLSFKEELQDITKTLSSFYEYKKENKILISPIRTISFPLPKKECFDSFTINFADKLDLQELKEKLYNWGYYFVDIVTSEGEVSLRGDIFDIASLGSEFGYRVSLFDDEVESIRKFDIEDQKSFKDEIESFTIKPAFLALNSATYENLNEKIETISSDAFIKDIHSLGFWYLDDMAIYLPQNMSSFITLNALSELDEAYIFEEKRLNKDKFLTLPKIIEDDRYKEISPSNIKEFITFHKDKKITLISSSEARVKAVDLSLDDKDIKYIFSHEIINLLSSDEVIISLNKEIKKKRKKRVKFVIDELVLNDFVVHEKHGIGVYKGIEPVTIMGAKRDFVVINYQGEDRLLIPVENLDTIDRYVADGESYAIVDKLGKGSFAKLKEKVKDRLFEIANDIIKLAAARELVNGIKIDIDEFLISEFQSKAGFSYTKDQTRSINEIFADISSGKVMDRLLSGDVGFGKTEVAMNALLAVINSGYQAIFVCPTTLLASQHYHSISKRFKEFGIDVYRLDGKSSAKEKSSIKKGLEDGSVKFVIGTHSLLDIKTSNLALVIIDEEHKFGVKQKEKLKGLREDVHIFSMSATPIPRTLNLALSKLKGMSTLLTPPSERLGVRTFVKEYSDGLIKEIVLREKRRGGQLFYVHNNIASIEAKKKDLEKLIPNIKVDIIHSQIKSVDAEKIIEAFENKEFDILLATSIVESGIHLPNANSIIIDGADRFGIADLHQLRGRVGRSNKEGYCYYVVEDKSKITPEAIKRLVALESNSYLGSGTALAHQDLEIRGGGNIIGAEQSGHIKQIGYGLYLKMLEDTLAVLSGEQKDEKKSVDIKLAISAFISSDYIVEDRIRLELYRRLSRVNDTSSLYAIEEEMEDRFGKLDTPTKQFMDLILIKILAMSKGVEQISSYEMNVTFVKDGIKETIKSRSKDDDDIISATLQYLRK; this is encoded by the coding sequence GTGAAAAATATTTATAGCTATTTAAAAAATTTAAAAGAGCAAAAAAGATTAAAAGAGTGTGAACTTTTAGTTGTAAATGATGATAAAGAGGCAAAAATAGCATCTGATATTATCTCATTTTTAGGTTTTTCTCCTTTTACACTTCCAGATTTTAGAGCAAATTTCAAAGATGATTTACTCTCTTTTAAAGAGGAGCTTCAAGATATAACAAAAACTTTAAGTAGTTTTTATGAGTACAAAAAAGAGAATAAAATCTTAATCTCTCCAATAAGAACTATTAGTTTTCCTCTTCCAAAAAAAGAGTGTTTTGATAGCTTTACAATCAACTTTGCAGATAAACTAGATTTACAAGAGTTAAAAGAGAAACTTTACAACTGGGGATACTACTTTGTAGATATTGTAACAAGTGAAGGAGAGGTATCTTTAAGAGGGGATATTTTTGATATAGCTTCTTTGGGAAGTGAGTTTGGATATCGTGTAAGTTTGTTTGATGATGAGGTTGAGAGTATTAGAAAATTTGATATAGAAGATCAAAAATCTTTTAAAGATGAGATTGAGAGTTTTACTATAAAACCTGCATTTTTGGCTCTAAATTCAGCTACTTATGAAAATTTAAATGAAAAAATAGAGACAATTTCTAGTGATGCGTTTATAAAAGATATTCACTCTTTAGGATTTTGGTATTTAGATGATATGGCAATTTATTTACCACAAAATATGAGTAGTTTTATAACTTTAAATGCTTTAAGTGAACTTGATGAAGCATATATTTTTGAAGAGAAAAGATTAAACAAAGATAAGTTTCTAACACTTCCAAAAATTATTGAAGATGATAGATACAAAGAGATAAGCCCATCAAATATAAAAGAGTTTATAACTTTTCACAAAGATAAAAAAATCACACTTATTTCAAGTAGTGAAGCTAGAGTAAAAGCTGTTGATTTAAGCTTAGATGATAAAGATATAAAATACATTTTTAGCCATGAGATAATAAATCTTTTAAGTAGTGATGAGGTAATTATCTCATTAAACAAAGAGATTAAAAAGAAGCGAAAAAAACGGGTTAAATTTGTAATTGATGAGTTGGTTTTAAATGATTTTGTAGTTCATGAAAAACATGGAATTGGAGTTTACAAAGGAATTGAACCTGTTACTATTATGGGGGCTAAAAGAGATTTTGTAGTAATAAACTATCAAGGAGAAGATAGACTTTTAATACCTGTTGAAAATTTAGATACTATTGACAGATATGTTGCAGATGGCGAGAGTTATGCAATTGTTGATAAACTTGGGAAGGGAAGTTTTGCAAAACTAAAAGAGAAAGTAAAAGATAGATTATTTGAAATTGCAAATGATATTATAAAACTAGCAGCTGCAAGAGAGCTTGTAAATGGTATTAAAATAGATATAGATGAGTTTTTGATTAGTGAGTTTCAAAGTAAAGCAGGATTTTCTTATACAAAAGATCAAACTAGAAGTATAAATGAGATTTTTGCTGATATTAGTAGTGGTAAAGTTATGGATAGGCTTTTAAGTGGTGATGTTGGTTTTGGAAAAACAGAAGTTGCTATGAATGCACTACTTGCAGTTATAAATAGTGGTTACCAAGCTATATTTGTATGTCCTACAACACTTTTAGCATCTCAACACTACCACTCAATTTCAAAAAGATTTAAAGAGTTTGGAATAGATGTTTATAGGCTAGATGGAAAAAGTAGTGCAAAAGAGAAAAGCAGTATTAAAAAAGGTCTTGAAGATGGAAGTGTTAAATTTGTAATAGGAACGCACTCTTTACTTGATATAAAAACTTCTAATCTTGCACTTGTGATAATTGATGAGGAGCATAAGTTTGGAGTTAAACAAAAAGAGAAATTAAAAGGACTTAGAGAAGATGTTCATATTTTTTCTATGAGTGCAACACCAATTCCAAGAACTCTAAATCTAGCCTTATCAAAACTAAAAGGAATGAGCACTCTTTTAACACCTCCAAGTGAGAGATTAGGAGTGCGAACTTTTGTAAAAGAGTATAGTGATGGTTTAATAAAAGAGATAGTTTTAAGAGAGAAAAGAAGAGGTGGACAGCTATTTTATGTTCACAATAACATAGCCTCTATTGAAGCTAAGAAAAAAGATTTAGAGAAGCTTATTCCAAATATCAAAGTAGATATTATCCACTCTCAAATAAAATCAGTAGATGCTGAAAAAATAATTGAAGCTTTTGAAAATAAAGAGTTTGATATTTTACTTGCAACTTCAATAGTTGAATCAGGAATCCATCTACCAAATGCAAACTCAATAATAATTGATGGAGCAGATAGATTTGGAATTGCAGATTTACACCAACTAAGAGGAAGAGTTGGACGAAGCAACAAAGAGGGGTATTGTTACTATGTTGTTGAAGATAAGAGCAAAATAACACCTGAAGCTATAAAAAGATTAGTTGCATTAGAGTCTAACTCATATTTAGGAAGTGGAACAGCACTTGCTCACCAAGATTTAGAAATAAGAGGTGGTGGAAATATTATAGGTGCTGAGCAAAGTGGACATATAAAGCAAATTGGTTATGGTCTGTATCTTAAGATGCTTGAAGATACTTTGGCAGTTTTAAGTGGTGAGCAAAAAGATGAGAAGAAGAGTGTTGATATTAAACTTGCTATTAGTGCATTTATTAGTAGTGATTATATAGTTGAAGATAGAATTAGACTTGAACTTTATAGAAGATTAAGCCGTGTAAATGATACATCTAGCCTTTATGCTATTGAAGAGGAGATGGAAGATAGATTTGGAAAACTTGATACTCCTACAAAACAGTTTATGGATCTGATTTTGATAAAAATTTTGGCTATGTCAAAAGGAGTTGAACAAATAAGCTCTTATGAGATGAATGTTACATTTGTAAAAGATGGTATAAAAGAGACAATAAAATCAAGAAGCAAAGATGATGACGATATTATAAGTGCGACTTTACAGTATTTAAGAAAATAG
- a CDS encoding SRPBCC domain-containing protein gives MFKNSIETKILIESNIENVWKEFINFEEYKNWNPAIYEVTGNLKENEIIKIVVNANGSQMVFKPKILKYKENSELRWLGKLFIPKIFDGEHYFIVKDNLDGTTTFIHGENFSGILIPFFKKMILDTKKNFEAMNEELKKRVEK, from the coding sequence ATGTTTAAAAATAGTATTGAAACAAAAATATTAATAGAATCAAATATAGAAAATGTTTGGAAAGAATTTATAAATTTTGAAGAGTATAAGAACTGGAATCCAGCTATTTATGAAGTTACTGGCAATTTAAAAGAGAATGAAATTATAAAAATCGTTGTAAATGCAAATGGTTCACAAATGGTGTTTAAACCAAAGATTTTAAAGTATAAAGAAAATAGTGAACTTAGATGGTTGGGTAAATTATTTATTCCAAAAATATTTGATGGAGAGCACTATTTTATAGTAAAAGATAATTTAGATGGAACAACTACTTTTATACATGGTGAAAATTTTAGTGGAATTTTGATTCCATTTTTTAAAAAAATGATTTTAGATACAAAAAAGAATTTTGAAGCTATGAATGAAGAGTTGAAAAAAAGAGTTGAAAAATAA
- a CDS encoding GyrI-like domain-containing protein, producing MQIKTQKVKMKVTRIKKLMISGISVVTNNEFEMSEENGKIAGLWEEYFQKDIYKKTFDKANSDFMYGVYSNYESDASGNYKVTVGVEVTKPKNAIVIEDKKYLVFTKQGELPMVVVELWEEIWAYFEKNSEYERAFEIDFEKYAKEDEVEIFVSIK from the coding sequence ATGCAAATAAAAACACAAAAAGTAAAAATGAAAGTTACAAGAATCAAAAAATTAATGATTTCAGGAATAAGTGTAGTTACAAATAATGAGTTTGAAATGAGTGAAGAAAATGGCAAAATAGCTGGACTTTGGGAAGAATATTTTCAAAAAGATATTTATAAAAAGACTTTTGACAAAGCAAATAGTGATTTTATGTATGGAGTTTATAGTAACTACGAATCAGATGCAAGTGGGAACTATAAAGTAACCGTTGGTGTTGAAGTTACAAAACCAAAAAATGCCATTGTTATTGAAGATAAAAAATATTTAGTTTTTACAAAACAGGGTGAACTTCCAATGGTTGTAGTTGAATTGTGGGAAGAGATTTGGGCTTATTTTGAAAAAAATAGCGAATATGAAAGAGCTTTTGAAATAGATTTTGAAAAATATGCAAAAGAAGATGAAGTAGAGATTTTTGTTTCAATAAAATAG
- a CDS encoding GNAT family N-acetyltransferase, producing MIKNIMLIRKILKSDIKNCAELYKEIFNQSLWEESWTYEEANNRLNYIFESKGFVGFIATYENLIWGFVLGNIEPYTKGNAFYLREMCVKTQKQNKGIGKELISHLHHELKNLKIVRSYLITQQNSPASDFYLRNGYFYQKEDGVYESFFLIKNS from the coding sequence ATGATAAAAAATATTATGCTAATCAGAAAAATTTTAAAATCAGATATAAAAAATTGTGCGGAACTTTACAAAGAAATATTTAACCAATCATTATGGGAAGAGTCTTGGACTTATGAAGAAGCAAATAATAGATTAAATTATATTTTTGAATCAAAAGGTTTTGTAGGATTTATTGCAACTTATGAAAATTTAATTTGGGGTTTTGTATTAGGAAATATTGAACCTTATACAAAAGGGAATGCATTTTATCTTAGAGAAATGTGTGTAAAAACTCAAAAACAAAATAAAGGTATAGGAAAAGAACTAATTTCGCATCTTCATCATGAATTAAAAAATTTAAAAATAGTGAGAAGTTATTTAATAACTCAACAAAATAGCCCTGCTTCAGATTTTTATCTAAGAAATGGCTACTTTTATCAAAAAGAAGATGGAGTTTATGAGAGTTTTTTTTTAATTAAAAACTCTTAA
- a CDS encoding SRPBCC domain-containing protein, whose product MFRKEIETTININASANKIWNVLINFEEYENWNSFIISANGQAEINKNLKITIKVDDYKMMSFKPKILKVKENNELCWLGKVFVSGIFDGLHYFLIKENNDGTCTFTQGEKFNGILIPFFGKTFINTIKGFEKMNEELKKRAENDL is encoded by the coding sequence ATGTTTAGAAAAGAGATAGAAACAACTATAAATATAAATGCTTCAGCAAATAAAATTTGGAATGTACTTATAAATTTTGAAGAGTATGAAAATTGGAATTCTTTTATAATTTCTGCAAATGGGCAAGCTGAAATAAATAAAAATTTAAAAATCACAATAAAGGTAGATGATTATAAAATGATGAGTTTTAAACCAAAGATTTTAAAAGTTAAAGAAAATAATGAACTTTGTTGGTTAGGTAAAGTTTTTGTAAGTGGGATTTTTGATGGACTTCATTATTTTTTAATAAAAGAGAATAATGATGGTACTTGTACTTTTACTCAAGGGGAAAAATTTAATGGAATTCTAATTCCATTTTTTGGAAAAACTTTTATAAATACAATAAAAGGTTTTGAAAAAATGAATGAAGAATTAAAAAAAAGAGCAGAAAATGATTTGTAA
- a CDS encoding chorismate mutase: MICKNIREVRNNINNIDEQIVKLIALRGSFVKQAAKFKKDSDSVKAPTRVEEVISKVKNLAKITGANEEVVENVYRTMIDSFINLEMKEFENLK; the protein is encoded by the coding sequence ATGATTTGTAAAAATATACGAGAAGTAAGAAATAACATAAATAATATTGATGAGCAAATAGTAAAACTAATTGCTTTAAGAGGTAGTTTTGTAAAACAAGCAGCAAAGTTTAAAAAAGATAGCGATTCTGTAAAAGCACCAACAAGGGTGGAAGAGGTTATTTCTAAAGTAAAAAATTTAGCAAAAATAACTGGTGCAAATGAAGAAGTTGTTGAAAATGTTTATAGAACGATGATTGATAGTTTTATAAACCTTGAGATGAAAGAGTTTGAAAATCTAAAATGA
- a CDS encoding transglutaminase-like domain-containing protein → MKEFLEETQIIDFKNKEVFSLAQELAKDCKSDEEIAKNCFLYVRDNIHHSGDFKDEITTYKASDVLKYKTGWCYAKSHLLSALLRANGIPTGFCYQRLSCSEYKKDIYCLHGLNAIYLKEFGWYKVDARGNKKGVNAQFTPPLEQLAFKLEKDEFDLPYIYSKPLDVVIEALKKIKLMMK, encoded by the coding sequence ATGAAAGAGTTTTTAGAAGAGACGCAAATAATTGACTTTAAAAATAAAGAAGTTTTTAGTCTCGCACAAGAGTTGGCAAAAGATTGTAAAAGTGATGAAGAAATAGCAAAAAACTGTTTTTTGTATGTACGAGATAATATTCATCATAGTGGTGATTTCAAAGATGAAATTACAACTTATAAAGCAAGTGATGTTTTGAAATACAAAACGGGTTGGTGTTATGCAAAATCCCATCTTTTGTCTGCACTTTTAAGAGCAAATGGTATTCCTACGGGATTTTGCTATCAAAGATTATCTTGTAGTGAATATAAAAAAGATATTTATTGTTTACATGGATTAAATGCAATTTATCTAAAAGAATTTGGTTGGTATAAAGTTGATGCAAGAGGAAATAAAAAAGGTGTAAATGCACAGTTTACTCCACCTTTGGAACAACTTGCTTTTAAACTAGAAAAAGATGAGTTTGATTTACCATATATTTATTCTAAACCTTTAGATGTTGTAATTGAAGCTTTGAAAAAAATAAAACTTATGATGAAATGA
- a CDS encoding phosphoglycerate mutase family protein translates to MKTIYIIRHFKVKDSTNKRLNSNEFTHWIEEYDNFDLEYLNLNLPKFDKIYVSSQNRAIKTANYLKLDYEISDLLVEVEAFAFTKTKLRFSKFFWLVISRILWFFNFTKNETKKDTKSRAMKFVSKIENEKNETILIISHGLYLKVLIGLLKKLGYKCNDDFNIKNGKLYKLYK, encoded by the coding sequence ATGAAAACTATTTACATAATTCGGCATTTCAAAGTAAAAGATAGTACAAATAAAAGATTAAATTCAAATGAATTTACACATTGGATAGAAGAGTATGATAATTTTGATTTAGAATATTTAAACCTAAATCTACCAAAATTTGATAAAATCTATGTTAGTTCACAAAATAGGGCTATTAAAACAGCAAATTATTTAAAACTTGATTATGAAATAAGTGATTTGTTAGTTGAAGTTGAAGCTTTTGCTTTTACTAAAACGAAACTAAGATTTTCAAAATTCTTTTGGTTAGTTATATCAAGAATACTTTGGTTTTTTAACTTTACTAAAAATGAAACAAAAAAAGACACAAAAAGTAGAGCAATGAAATTTGTATCTAAAATAGAAAATGAAAAAAATGAAACTATTTTAATAATATCTCATGGATTGTATTTAAAAGTATTGATTGGACTGTTAAAAAAGTTGGGTTATAAGTGCAATGATGATTTTAATATAAAAAATGGAAAATTATACAAGTTATATAAATGA
- a CDS encoding helix-hairpin-helix domain-containing protein codes for MAFSKEEKEELLKVKFVGETVIKRFEQIGIDSLEKLSNSSVEEITDIVSDILGSSCWKNSPQAKKAVSNAIEFAREIV; via the coding sequence ATGGCATTTTCAAAAGAAGAAAAAGAAGAACTTTTAAAAGTAAAGTTTGTGGGTGAAACTGTAATAAAGAGATTTGAACAAATAGGAATTGACTCTTTAGAAAAACTTTCAAATAGTAGTGTAGAAGAGATAACAGATATAGTTTCAGATATTTTAGGAAGTAGTTGCTGGAAAAACTCTCCACAAGCTAAAAAAGCTGTTTCTAATGCTATTGAGTTTGCGAGAGAAATAGTTTAA
- a CDS encoding GNAT family N-acetyltransferase → MNRYNLNRIIDDYEKKLLLYSSINNSKELTSLNENYYEVLADIIINENDLPFEYLINRLENYFKYNIDIKEKKLDFKHHQFSLLGSYVYKKLFDKFGIDTFDKYIEIIKKNIFSEIYAWLSIDFDSSFIRDNFLNASVEYIVANQNNAWKEEFENIDYETYRWLKKVDNVPHCFETNEDLYFWLKENEYYENLMMIGNPIIKNLLHQIINWETFNTNLVEKNRIIRLLEECKNDYITIGEILTSNNIKLNCYLLKNNEYSIFGFCNFYMLDRLNIDESYAKEFLELLSQQLLDIVFTHLQNPFYQNDLANKIYFILNFICDKYVNYYDRTHLYGLLYTFELFLKKLLESEIQTSNYQKEEIFSIVIKDLIKKQLLDFEKKENFDKKNYFLLSYYLKGIDRLIKVKNFDGLNYKEKISNSILDNLKKSFSNITNDKRVYIDFLFLKNIDFSLFFNSSKNDGKWLDIFDLNSVINGLNSTDVYIYEHLSKFYLKILFQIYKKTQDKEVEKYINKLIIKLGFEVESSIIRFDDKFEILNEYLELLNLFAKEYFESFVNKLCDSYELRILLQLLSSTILEERKEFINNKLNVMIQKGIESDKLSFNDLKIGMLYAIDNDYLKLANLLEEIFNKKFNTSNNSFMKKFQKEFNEVVCKKDLLEILNDKDLETKEKFVKLNNYKIPIDDKNWGTESKYLKCENFKEFIRALIFFDSGKYDKAYDILNTLCEKELTTNYLINMVNSYFNLHKEDENKVAKFEYILNIFESKQKSFQSYINSIYEYQVLIYGYTITKNISKLSQLIKDMPKQYDMDFDIFKYKYEFFKDNNQEFKAKKYLEEFKNFYINNKKVLKKVKELEEELNSHTRMEMENNFEVKISFDSLTLGLTEAKKYWNLIQNMELDKQSQIFSNKPDSEEFIIYIMEQISSELLERKVNIFRNKEKNDSLEIENIINDWVGSLLNQRMNFLSWKVLPESRGGENLKGNVGERDIIVYDKNDTKLFLFEAFRLFNCDTTTIETHMKKLNGYNANGSKLMIVMVYTYHNDFVQLCSSYEDYLKTFDYNGFDKIGIIKEHCFENIETTPTKIKLLKEVRIQNEKDVVIYHYLLDFYSEINIQDLKFRVLKKDDIKAVVELINKAYREKNPNSWTSEAHLLSGIRVNEDMLNEILKNKNIVTYIALLDEKIVATIQTKLEDKDIHIGLFAVHPDFQSFGVGKKLLAFAEESSKKLWKKSSFVMEVISNRVELRDYYIRRGYQNTNRFIEFPKSSYWSPLTNEELKLLVLRKTID, encoded by the coding sequence ATGAATAGATATAATCTAAATAGAATAATAGATGATTATGAAAAAAAACTTCTACTTTATTCTTCTATTAATAATTCAAAAGAATTAACTTCATTAAATGAAAATTATTATGAAGTTTTAGCAGATATTATAATAAATGAAAATGATTTACCTTTTGAATATTTAATTAATAGATTAGAAAACTATTTTAAATATAACATAGATATAAAAGAAAAAAAATTGGATTTTAAACATCATCAATTTAGTTTATTAGGAAGTTATGTTTATAAAAAATTATTTGATAAATTTGGTATTGATACATTTGATAAGTACATTGAAATAATTAAAAAAAATATTTTCTCAGAAATTTATGCTTGGTTAAGTATTGATTTTGATAGTTCATTCATAAGAGATAATTTTTTAAATGCTTCTGTAGAATATATCGTAGCTAATCAAAATAATGCTTGGAAAGAAGAGTTTGAAAATATAGATTATGAAACATATCGTTGGCTTAAAAAAGTTGATAATGTACCTCATTGTTTTGAAACAAATGAAGATTTATATTTTTGGTTAAAAGAAAATGAGTATTATGAAAATTTAATGATGATAGGAAATCCTATTATTAAAAATTTATTACATCAAATTATCAATTGGGAAACATTTAATACGAATTTAGTTGAAAAAAATAGAATCATTAGACTTTTGGAAGAGTGTAAAAATGATTATATCACTATAGGTGAGATATTAACAAGTAATAATATTAAGTTAAATTGCTATTTACTTAAAAATAATGAATATTCTATTTTTGGTTTTTGCAACTTTTATATGTTGGATAGATTAAATATTGATGAAAGTTATGCAAAAGAGTTTTTAGAACTCTTATCACAGCAATTATTAGATATTGTTTTTACTCATTTACAAAACCCCTTTTATCAAAATGATTTAGCAAATAAAATATATTTTATATTAAATTTTATTTGTGATAAATATGTCAATTATTATGATAGAACTCATTTATATGGATTACTTTATACTTTTGAGTTATTTTTGAAGAAACTATTAGAAAGTGAAATACAAACTTCAAATTATCAAAAAGAAGAGATTTTTTCAATTGTAATTAAAGATTTGATTAAAAAACAATTATTGGACTTTGAAAAAAAAGAAAACTTCGATAAAAAGAATTATTTTTTATTATCATATTACTTAAAAGGTATTGATAGATTAATAAAAGTTAAAAATTTTGATGGTCTTAATTATAAAGAGAAAATAAGCAATAGTATTTTAGATAATTTGAAAAAATCTTTCTCAAATATTACAAATGATAAAAGAGTGTATATAGATTTCCTTTTTTTAAAAAATATAGATTTCTCTCTATTTTTTAATTCATCAAAAAATGATGGAAAATGGTTAGATATATTTGATTTAAATTCTGTTATAAATGGACTTAATAGTACAGATGTTTATATTTATGAACATTTATCAAAATTTTATCTTAAAATTTTATTTCAAATTTATAAAAAAACACAAGATAAAGAAGTAGAAAAGTATATAAATAAATTAATTATAAAATTAGGATTTGAAGTAGAATCTTCAATAATAAGATTTGATGATAAGTTTGAAATATTGAATGAATATTTAGAGCTTTTAAACTTATTTGCTAAAGAATACTTTGAATCATTCGTAAATAAATTATGTGATTCTTATGAACTAAGAATATTACTTCAACTATTAAGTTCTACTATTTTAGAAGAGAGAAAAGAGTTTATAAATAATAAATTAAATGTAATGATACAAAAAGGAATTGAATCTGATAAATTAAGTTTTAATGATTTAAAAATAGGAATGTTATATGCTATTGATAATGATTATTTGAAACTTGCTAACTTGTTAGAAGAGATTTTTAATAAAAAGTTTAATACATCTAATAATAGTTTTATGAAAAAATTTCAAAAAGAGTTTAATGAAGTAGTTTGCAAAAAAGATTTATTAGAAATATTAAATGACAAAGATTTAGAAACAAAAGAAAAATTTGTAAAATTAAATAACTATAAAATACCTATAGATGATAAAAATTGGGGAACTGAATCAAAATATTTAAAATGTGAGAATTTTAAAGAGTTTATAAGAGCTTTAATTTTCTTTGATAGTGGAAAATATGATAAAGCATATGATATATTAAATACTTTATGTGAAAAAGAATTAACAACAAATTATTTAATAAATATGGTTAATTCATATTTTAATTTACATAAAGAAGATGAAAATAAAGTAGCAAAATTTGAATATATCTTAAATATATTTGAATCAAAACAGAAATCATTTCAATCTTATATAAATTCAATATACGAATATCAAGTTTTAATTTATGGATATACAATAACTAAAAATATTAGTAAATTATCACAGTTAATAAAAGATATGCCAAAGCAATATGATATGGATTTTGATATTTTTAAATATAAATATGAGTTTTTCAAAGATAATAATCAAGAGTTTAAGGCAAAAAAATATTTAGAAGAATTTAAAAATTTTTATATAAATAATAAAAAGGTTTTAAAAAAGGTCAAAGAGTTAGAGGAAGAATTAAATTCTCATACAAGAATGGAGATGGAAAATAATTTTGAAGTAAAAATAAGTTTTGATTCTTTAACTTTAGGTTTAACAGAAGCTAAAAAATATTGGAATCTAATTCAAAATATGGAATTAGATAAACAATCTCAAATATTTTCTAATAAACCTGATAGTGAAGAATTTATTATTTATATTATGGAACAAATATCAAGTGAACTTTTGGAAAGAAAAGTAAATATTTTTAGAAATAAAGAAAAGAATGATTCCCTTGAAATTGAAAATATAATTAATGATTGGGTTGGCTCTTTACTTAATCAAAGAATGAATTTTTTATCTTGGAAAGTTTTACCCGAATCAAGGGGTGGAGAAAATTTAAAGGGTAATGTTGGAGAAAGGGATATTATTGTATATGATAAAAATGATACTAAATTATTTTTATTTGAAGCTTTTAGACTATTTAATTGTGATACAACGACTATTGAAACTCATATGAAGAAACTAAATGGATATAATGCAAATGGTTCAAAACTAATGATTGTTATGGTTTATACATATCATAATGATTTTGTTCAACTTTGTTCTTCTTATGAAGATTATTTGAAAACCTTTGATTATAATGGCTTTGATAAAATAGGAATTATTAAAGAACATTGTTTTGAAAATATTGAAACAACACCAACAAAAATTAAATTATTAAAAGAAGTAAGAATTCAGAATGAAAAAGATGTAGTTATATATCACTACCTTTTAGATTTTTATTCTGAAATAAATATACAAGATTTAAAATTTAGAGTATTAAAAAAAGATGATATAAAAGCAGTTGTAGAACTAATAAACAAAGCATATAGAGAAAAAAATCCAAACTCTTGGACAAGTGAAGCTCACTTGCTTAGTGGAATTAGAGTAAATGAAGATATGCTAAATGAGATTTTAAAAAATAAAAATATAGTTACATATATTGCTTTATTGGATGAAAAAATTGTAGCAACAATTCAAACAAAGCTAGAAGATAAAGATATTCATATTGGGCTTTTTGCAGTTCATCCAGATTTTCAAAGTTTTGGAGTGGGAAAAAAGCTTTTAGCTTTTGCTGAAGAGAGCTCTAAAAAACTTTGGAAAAAATCAAGCTTTGTGATGGAAGTGATATCAAATAGAGTTGAGCTAAGAGATTACTATATTAGAAGAGGTTACCAAAATACAAATAGGTTTATTGAGTTTCCAAAATCTTCTTACTGGTCACCACTTACAAATGAAGAGTTAAAACTTTTGGTTTTGAGAAAAACTATAGATTAG